One part of the Novipirellula aureliae genome encodes these proteins:
- a CDS encoding alpha-L-fucosidase: MQVNAQESESRASVDYITKTGSKVDFGKTDLSAYTPEIRANMKQLYQDKIGLFVHWGPYAQLEGVWGGKNIAAEWIMNRGRISIKEYEQHAAAQFKPDKFNAKQWVDIAESAGMKFIVVTSKHHDGFAMYDSKHPYNLVDFAGFGRDILKELSDECAKRGMNLGFYYSQSQDWHEKGGFGNGWDFPARIKPQADFDAYFQEKAVMQVKELTQNYGDIFMIWFDTPVQMDDAKCQQMMDIVKANQPSALVNSRLGQGFGHFDVSIDNGNTPSVSKATWLPDLKVPWQTHESVTQGGWGYTRAGGENDRSESYTDFVYSLSRIVCYGGVYLLNVGPRPDGTIPESQVKSVQAIGEWLEINGESIYGADPSPLKFPPYAITSKPGKLYLHMKELSDEQVELTGVLSRVTNAYCLADPRKTSLTVSQEGARIRVSVPEKLRQPRITVVVLELADQVANVVDETLQQQEDGVIKLPVSRCEFEIRRISYDYETQLTSRWGENSKQGLIWTVNVTHPGDFKVMSEDTGSRTYQYELTTVDDSLVLDAKPRTGTLTRKSHDGTIVIAKPGVQKIAIHPMAGFEVMSDYKFKGLELVPVR, translated from the coding sequence ATGCAGGTGAATGCGCAGGAATCAGAAAGTCGTGCGTCGGTTGACTACATCACAAAAACGGGGAGCAAGGTTGATTTTGGAAAAACGGATCTGTCGGCCTATACACCCGAGATCCGAGCCAATATGAAGCAGCTCTACCAGGACAAGATTGGCTTGTTTGTGCATTGGGGGCCCTATGCCCAATTGGAAGGGGTTTGGGGCGGCAAAAACATCGCGGCCGAATGGATCATGAATAGGGGCCGCATTTCCATCAAAGAGTATGAACAGCATGCCGCAGCCCAGTTCAAACCGGATAAATTTAATGCCAAACAGTGGGTCGATATCGCCGAAAGTGCTGGGATGAAGTTCATTGTTGTTACGTCGAAACATCATGACGGATTTGCCATGTATGATTCCAAGCATCCATATAACCTCGTCGATTTCGCTGGCTTCGGCCGCGATATTCTCAAGGAGCTTTCGGACGAATGTGCGAAGCGTGGCATGAATTTGGGTTTCTACTATTCGCAAAGCCAGGACTGGCACGAAAAGGGCGGCTTTGGCAACGGCTGGGATTTTCCCGCCAGAATAAAACCGCAAGCAGATTTTGATGCCTATTTTCAGGAAAAGGCCGTCATGCAAGTGAAGGAACTGACCCAAAACTATGGCGATATCTTCATGATTTGGTTTGACACGCCAGTTCAGATGGATGATGCCAAGTGCCAACAAATGATGGATATCGTGAAGGCGAACCAACCGAGTGCCTTGGTCAATTCCAGGCTGGGTCAGGGCTTCGGGCATTTCGATGTTTCGATCGATAACGGAAACACTCCCAGCGTGAGCAAGGCGACGTGGTTGCCAGACCTGAAGGTTCCCTGGCAAACGCATGAGTCCGTGACGCAAGGAGGGTGGGGGTACACCCGTGCTGGTGGTGAAAATGACCGTTCTGAAAGTTATACGGATTTTGTTTACAGCCTCAGCCGAATCGTCTGCTACGGGGGCGTTTATCTGTTGAATGTTGGCCCACGCCCGGATGGCACCATCCCGGAGTCGCAGGTGAAGAGTGTCCAGGCGATCGGGGAGTGGTTGGAGATCAATGGCGAATCGATTTACGGCGCGGATCCGAGTCCGCTAAAATTTCCGCCCTATGCGATCACTAGCAAGCCAGGGAAGCTCTATTTACATATGAAGGAGTTGTCCGATGAACAGGTTGAACTGACGGGAGTTTTGTCCCGAGTGACGAATGCGTATTGCCTAGCTGATCCTAGGAAGACCTCCTTGACGGTGAGCCAAGAGGGGGCCCGCATTCGCGTGAGTGTCCCCGAAAAATTGAGGCAGCCCCGAATCACTGTCGTGGTCCTAGAACTGGCGGATCAAGTGGCGAATGTGGTCGATGAGACGTTGCAGCAGCAGGAGGATGGCGTGATCAAATTGCCGGTTTCGAGGTGCGAGTTTGAGATACGCCGCATTAGTTATGATTACGAAACGCAACTGACTTCTCGCTGGGGCGAGAACTCCAAACAGGGTTTGATCTGGACGGTGAATGTCACTCACCCTGGAGATTTTAAGGTTATGAGTGAAGATACCGGAAGTCGTACCTATCAATACGAATTAACGACCGTCGATGATTCCCTCGTGCTTGATGCAAAGCCTAGGACGGGGACGCTGACTCGGAAGTCTCACGATGGAACGATTGTGATCGCGAAGCCCGGAGTACAAAAAATCGCCATCCATCCCATGGCGGGATTTGAAGTGATGAGTGATTATAAATTCAAAGGACTGGAACTGGTTCCCGTTCGCTAG
- a CDS encoding PEP-CTERM sorting domain-containing protein has protein sequence MKFTQILNTYRKPAFAGLLALFAVMVTAQNASAGLMFYATGLGPLSDETAFGSDASTNAIDLSSEDFSGFAVGQDLPITAQNVSITSNNGSNTAEIVTDSNGGPGKSIFFTSPGKITFDFTSLFAGGTSAFGIDIFDVGTIPMDSTTLTFETSDGSVTYGMIGPVGPLPTKGLKTFVGVISDSGPTITSVTIEATSGTFGEDWIFVDNLQFETQVPEPGSIAIFGLAALGLGAGSFRRRRNEKKA, from the coding sequence ATGAAGTTTACACAAATTTTGAACACCTATCGTAAGCCAGCTTTCGCTGGTCTTCTAGCTTTGTTTGCCGTTATGGTAACGGCGCAGAATGCTTCGGCTGGACTGATGTTTTATGCAACCGGCCTTGGACCTCTGAGCGACGAAACAGCCTTTGGTTCGGATGCTTCGACCAACGCGATTGACTTGTCGTCTGAAGATTTTTCGGGCTTTGCTGTAGGCCAGGATTTGCCCATAACAGCTCAAAATGTCAGCATCACGTCGAACAACGGGTCTAACACTGCCGAAATTGTCACAGATAGTAATGGAGGTCCTGGGAAGAGTATATTCTTTACCAGTCCTGGAAAGATCACCTTCGACTTCACCTCTTTGTTTGCTGGTGGTACCAGTGCGTTTGGGATTGACATTTTCGATGTTGGAACCATTCCTATGGATAGCACAACATTGACGTTCGAAACATCAGATGGGTCAGTAACTTATGGTATGATTGGTCCAGTGGGCCCGTTGCCTACCAAAGGGCTGAAAACGTTCGTTGGTGTTATTTCTGATAGTGGGCCGACGATCACGTCAGTAACGATCGAAGCAACGTCGGGAACATTTGGTGAAGATTGGATTTTCGTTGACAATTTGCAGTTTGAAACCCAGGTTCCAGAGCCAGGGTCGATTGCGATCTTTGGTTTGGCCGCTCTTGGTCTTGGTGCCGGTTCATTCCGCCGTCGCCGCAACGAAAAGAAAGCTTAG
- a CDS encoding nitroreductase family protein, translating to MPEYKPIEYTPPSFSGSEMRQRARAFYEHMSQRRSVRDFSDDNVPQELIELAIAAASTSPSGANRQPWHFVAISNPTTKRQIRVAAEAEERESYLGGRMSPEWIDALAPLGTDWQKPFLEVAPWLVVIFEESYGIDTDGSRRKNYYVKESVGMACGFFIAALHNMGLAALTHTPSPMGFLSDILGRPENEKPYVLIPIGYPASNCLVPDVQRKPLADVAEWV from the coding sequence ATGCCTGAATATAAACCGATTGAATACACGCCGCCGTCTTTTTCGGGGTCAGAAATGCGGCAACGCGCCAGAGCGTTCTATGAACACATGTCGCAGAGGCGTAGCGTTCGAGACTTTTCGGATGACAACGTGCCACAAGAATTGATCGAATTGGCGATTGCTGCGGCTTCAACGTCGCCATCGGGCGCCAATCGTCAACCATGGCATTTCGTCGCAATCAGCAACCCAACCACCAAGCGGCAAATCCGAGTAGCCGCCGAAGCCGAAGAGCGAGAGTCTTACCTGGGTGGTCGTATGTCACCCGAGTGGATTGACGCATTGGCTCCACTTGGTACGGATTGGCAGAAGCCATTCTTGGAAGTCGCCCCTTGGCTTGTTGTTATCTTTGAGGAATCGTACGGCATCGATACCGACGGCAGTCGACGCAAGAACTACTACGTTAAAGAAAGTGTCGGCATGGCTTGCGGGTTCTTCATAGCCGCCCTCCACAACATGGGACTCGCGGCACTCACGCATACCCCCAGCCCGATGGGATTCTTGTCCGATATCCTGGGACGCCCAGAGAATGAAAAGCCTTATGTGCTAATTCCGATAGGCTACCCAGCCAGCAACTGTCTCGTCCCAGATGTGCAGCGAAAGCCGCTTGCGGATGTCGCGGAGTGGGTTTGA
- a CDS encoding arylsulfatase, giving the protein MKHKFMIMAVTLAFGVGVGLVEASGKELKGSRPNIILVMTDDQGMGDLSCMGNQLVKTPHIDRFYEGATRFTEFMVSPTCAPTRAAMMSGRAPFKCGVTHTIMQRERMALDAFTMPQVLQSAGYTTGLFGKWHLGDEEEYLPQNRGFDEVLMHGAGGIGQTAHGDFPVNSENVYFDNVLLHNDTIVKTKGFCTDLFFDAGMAWIKKQHEANKPYFAYLSVNAPHGPFVAPDEYKNRLLELGCDEDSAARLGMVENIDDNFGRLMAKLEEWNALDNTLVIFMTDNGAARKGSTKDHPYFNAGLKKGKNSPNEGGNHVPFFMQWKGVLGAGVDIDGLAAHLDLYKTFSELVGATLPKQMQELDGRSLLPLLENPEADWPDREIFIHCGRWETGRMERYKFRNCAVRTQRWRFVNNRELYDIPNDPGERNNVADQHPEVVAQLRKSYDLWWESVKPLMVNEGLPTVPSNKQPFAIRYKQQLEAEGIPEWSPEAL; this is encoded by the coding sequence ATGAAACATAAATTCATGATCATGGCTGTGACGCTGGCTTTTGGGGTTGGTGTGGGTTTGGTTGAGGCCAGTGGAAAAGAGCTGAAGGGCTCACGCCCGAATATTATTTTGGTGATGACGGATGATCAGGGAATGGGTGACCTTTCCTGCATGGGAAATCAGCTGGTAAAGACGCCGCATATTGACCGGTTTTACGAAGGGGCGACTCGTTTTACGGAGTTTATGGTGAGCCCCACCTGTGCGCCGACGCGCGCGGCGATGATGAGTGGGCGGGCGCCGTTTAAGTGCGGGGTGACGCATACGATTATGCAGCGCGAGCGGATGGCGTTGGATGCTTTTACGATGCCGCAGGTTTTGCAGAGTGCGGGGTACACGACAGGTTTGTTTGGTAAATGGCATCTGGGTGACGAGGAGGAGTATCTGCCACAGAACCGCGGGTTTGACGAGGTGCTGATGCATGGCGCCGGCGGAATCGGACAGACAGCGCACGGTGATTTCCCGGTGAACTCAGAGAATGTTTATTTTGACAACGTGCTCCTGCACAACGATACGATTGTGAAAACCAAGGGATTCTGCACGGATCTATTTTTTGATGCGGGCATGGCTTGGATTAAGAAACAGCATGAAGCCAATAAACCGTATTTTGCTTATCTCTCCGTGAATGCGCCGCATGGGCCGTTTGTTGCTCCGGACGAGTATAAGAACCGTTTACTCGAGCTGGGTTGCGACGAGGATTCGGCTGCGCGATTGGGAATGGTCGAAAATATTGACGACAATTTTGGGCGTTTGATGGCGAAGCTTGAAGAATGGAACGCGCTGGACAATACGCTGGTTATTTTCATGACGGACAACGGAGCGGCGAGAAAGGGAAGTACGAAGGACCATCCCTATTTCAACGCCGGACTCAAAAAGGGGAAGAATTCGCCGAATGAGGGCGGAAACCATGTGCCGTTTTTTATGCAGTGGAAAGGTGTGCTCGGTGCCGGGGTCGATATTGACGGACTGGCGGCGCATCTTGACTTGTATAAAACGTTCAGCGAATTGGTCGGGGCGACACTGCCAAAACAGATGCAGGAGTTGGATGGACGTTCGCTGTTGCCACTGCTTGAAAATCCGGAAGCGGACTGGCCGGACCGTGAGATTTTCATCCACTGTGGGCGCTGGGAGACTGGCCGGATGGAAAGGTACAAGTTTAGGAATTGTGCGGTTCGCACTCAGCGCTGGCGTTTTGTGAATAATAGAGAGCTGTATGACATCCCTAACGATCCAGGGGAACGGAATAATGTGGCGGACCAGCATCCGGAAGTGGTTGCTCAGCTGCGAAAATCCTATGACCTGTGGTGGGAGTCGGTGAAGCCGTTGATGGTCAATGAAGGATTGCCAACGGTTCCCTCCAACAAGCAGCCCTTTGCAATCCGTTACAAGCAGCAACTCGAGGCAGAAGGCATTCCCGAGTGGTCGCCTGAAGCACTGTAA
- a CDS encoding arylsulfatase: protein MSRLLCISVALLTLLSAGRAVADPLEGSRPNIILVMTDDQGMGDLACMGNPILKTPNLDRFYERSTRFTDFQVSPTCAPTRSALMSGRAPFKNGVTHTIQQRERMALDTFTLPQALKSAGYATGLFGKWHLGDEDEYLPGNRGFDEVLMHGAGGIGQTGLGDFMVNKENCYFDNVLLHNDTVVQTKGFCTDLFFQAGLAWIKKQEEVGTPYFAYLALNAPHGPFIAPDAYKKRFLDEGYNVDTAARYGMVENIDDNFGLLWEKLNEWGALENTLLIFMTDNGMSMRAIKKNGKPVQKYNAGLRAGKNSPYEGGTHVPAFWYWKGVLGEGVDVDALTAHIDIYKTFSELAGVNLPTEMQSLDGRSLLPLLKNPNADWDDRELFFHCGRWSTGQRDAYKFRNCAVRTKQWRLVNNKELYNILTDPGETTDVSGSHPEVVERLRKSYAEWWSSVLPLMVNEGLPQAKKKPLVDRYNEQLKNQGIPEWGPDTL from the coding sequence ATGAGTAGATTGTTGTGCATAAGTGTTGCCCTCCTAACACTGTTGAGTGCCGGGCGTGCCGTGGCGGACCCGTTGGAGGGCAGTCGACCGAATATTATTCTGGTGATGACCGACGACCAGGGAATGGGTGATCTTGCGTGTATGGGCAATCCGATTCTTAAGACACCCAATTTGGACCGGTTCTACGAACGATCGACCCGCTTTACAGATTTTCAGGTCAGCCCGACCTGCGCACCGACACGCTCCGCACTGATGAGCGGGCGCGCACCGTTTAAAAACGGTGTGACGCATACCATTCAGCAACGCGAACGGATGGCGCTCGATACCTTTACGTTGCCTCAGGCGTTGAAGTCGGCAGGGTATGCAACGGGGCTGTTCGGCAAGTGGCACCTCGGGGATGAGGATGAGTATTTGCCTGGTAACCGTGGGTTCGACGAGGTGCTGATGCATGGTGCCGGCGGCATTGGGCAGACAGGCCTTGGCGATTTTATGGTCAATAAGGAAAACTGTTATTTTGATAACGTACTGTTGCACAACGATACGGTTGTTCAAACCAAGGGGTTCTGCACCGATTTATTTTTTCAGGCGGGACTGGCATGGATTAAAAAGCAGGAGGAGGTTGGAACGCCCTATTTCGCTTATCTCGCATTGAATGCGCCACACGGTCCTTTCATTGCTCCAGACGCATATAAAAAACGCTTTCTTGATGAGGGGTACAATGTAGACACGGCCGCTCGCTATGGAATGGTTGAAAATATTGACGATAATTTTGGGCTGCTGTGGGAAAAGCTCAATGAGTGGGGTGCGCTGGAGAATACCTTGTTGATTTTCATGACAGATAACGGGATGTCGATGCGGGCGATTAAGAAGAATGGCAAGCCCGTCCAGAAATATAATGCGGGCTTGCGCGCCGGAAAAAATTCGCCATATGAAGGGGGGACACATGTGCCGGCATTTTGGTATTGGAAGGGCGTTTTGGGCGAAGGCGTTGACGTGGATGCGCTCACCGCGCACATCGATATCTACAAAACCTTTTCCGAGCTGGCTGGCGTCAACCTTCCCACGGAGATGCAGTCGCTCGACGGACGTTCGCTGCTACCGCTGTTGAAAAACCCGAATGCTGACTGGGACGACCGCGAGCTGTTTTTCCATTGCGGGCGCTGGTCGACTGGCCAACGCGACGCTTATAAGTTTAGAAACTGTGCGGTGCGCACAAAGCAGTGGCGCTTGGTAAACAATAAAGAGCTTTACAATATTTTGACAGATCCGGGCGAAACAACCGATGTGTCCGGCTCGCATCCCGAGGTGGTGGAGCGGCTGCGTAAGTCCTATGCCGAGTGGTGGAGCTCCGTGCTTCCACTGATGGTCAACGAAGGCCTGCCTCAAGCAAAAAAGAAGCCGTTGGTCGACCGCTACAATGAACAACTCAAGAATCAGGGCATTCCCGAGTGGGGTCCTGATACTCTTTAA
- a CDS encoding right-handed parallel beta-helix repeat-containing protein encodes MFNRSHPFWFITFVALVCISAHSQDHARVEIHVSSDADPGGDGSVRAPFRSLVEARDWIRQSRVSGDLPTGQAVTVLVGSGEYVFDSTFELSSEDSGSSGAAVIYRAEKRLDARLLGGITLSPKSFEPVSDPEILNRLDPQIRQEIRVISLPGPRGEFQQLGDAYRSVPTAPWLYIDGMPMQLARWPNANADNEGWASFSKVIDTGMANPLAKNKEQQEKHPGSFVFDDPRLERWQVDQGVWLRGYWTHDWADEVIRVASYNSDEKIITLAAPHAYGIMSGTWGQASRRFYALNVLEELDQPGEWYLDRKRNKLYLYPTDQFKSASIVLATLSEPLIRVKNAKHLRFEGLSIGYGHGDGMVLQATEHVEVAGCEIANLARTGIRVSGGENTVRSCHLFNLGTSGISISGGDRHTLTPANNLAVNNHIHHYGRFQRTYAPGIGVSGCGQVVRNNSIHDAPHNAVLYGGNEHLFERNEIYRVVMETGDAGAFYSGRDWTSQGNTLRHNYIHHLGAGDAKHVNTMGVYLDDCDCGDTIEGNVFYRAGRAIMIGGGRSNPVINNLVVDCPIGLHIDSRGMTWEHWNSAKHSGWNLEEKAQALNYQKPPWSDRYPQLAMIMSDSPREPLYNPIHRNVFVNITSQVWSRDKNVDALMDKFEIENNLVVNTRGDEAAIAMAKDQWEGFRNLAGSPAAPIELGFVDADNQDFSLRDDARLRKELPAFEPIPMHQIGLYIDPAFQ; translated from the coding sequence ATGTTCAATCGCTCGCATCCCTTTTGGTTTATCACATTTGTCGCCCTGGTTTGCATTTCTGCCCACTCCCAAGACCACGCCCGGGTCGAAATCCATGTGTCGTCCGATGCGGATCCCGGCGGCGACGGTAGCGTCCGTGCACCGTTTCGTTCGCTCGTGGAAGCTCGTGACTGGATCCGCCAGAGCCGCGTATCCGGCGATTTGCCAACCGGACAAGCTGTGACGGTGTTGGTTGGCAGTGGCGAATATGTGTTTGATTCCACTTTCGAATTGTCGTCCGAGGACAGCGGCAGTAGCGGAGCAGCCGTGATTTACCGCGCCGAAAAACGACTCGACGCGCGATTGCTTGGAGGCATCACCCTTTCGCCCAAATCGTTCGAACCAGTTTCTGACCCCGAGATACTCAACCGACTCGATCCGCAAATACGCCAAGAAATTCGAGTGATCTCGTTGCCTGGTCCGCGGGGCGAGTTCCAGCAGTTGGGTGACGCTTATCGAAGCGTGCCCACCGCGCCATGGTTGTACATCGATGGAATGCCAATGCAACTTGCACGTTGGCCCAATGCGAACGCGGACAACGAAGGTTGGGCGTCGTTTTCAAAAGTAATCGATACCGGCATGGCCAATCCTTTGGCAAAGAACAAAGAGCAACAGGAAAAGCACCCCGGTTCGTTTGTCTTCGACGACCCGCGACTGGAACGTTGGCAAGTGGACCAAGGCGTGTGGCTGCGCGGCTACTGGACTCATGACTGGGCGGACGAGGTGATCCGCGTGGCCAGCTACAACAGCGATGAAAAAATCATCACGCTTGCCGCGCCCCATGCCTATGGAATCATGAGCGGTACGTGGGGCCAAGCGTCACGCCGTTTCTATGCTCTGAATGTTCTGGAAGAATTGGATCAGCCGGGCGAATGGTACCTTGATCGCAAACGGAATAAGCTCTATCTGTACCCAACCGACCAATTCAAATCCGCATCGATCGTTTTGGCGACGTTGTCCGAACCGCTGATCCGAGTCAAGAATGCGAAGCATCTCCGGTTCGAAGGCTTGTCGATTGGCTACGGTCACGGCGATGGAATGGTGTTGCAAGCCACCGAGCATGTTGAAGTCGCTGGGTGCGAGATCGCCAACCTGGCGCGAACCGGTATCCGAGTTTCCGGCGGCGAAAACACGGTTCGCTCTTGTCATCTGTTCAACCTGGGCACGTCCGGCATCTCGATCTCGGGTGGCGATCGTCACACGCTGACACCAGCCAACAACTTGGCTGTGAACAATCATATTCACCACTATGGACGGTTTCAGCGAACCTATGCTCCCGGCATTGGCGTCTCCGGATGTGGTCAAGTGGTTCGTAACAATTCGATCCACGACGCGCCTCATAACGCGGTTCTGTATGGCGGCAACGAGCACCTGTTTGAACGGAATGAGATTTATCGCGTCGTGATGGAGACCGGTGACGCAGGCGCGTTCTATAGCGGGCGAGATTGGACCAGCCAAGGAAACACGTTACGGCATAATTACATTCACCACCTTGGCGCAGGCGACGCGAAGCATGTCAATACGATGGGCGTCTACTTGGATGACTGTGACTGCGGTGACACGATCGAAGGCAATGTATTCTATCGAGCGGGCCGCGCTATCATGATTGGCGGCGGCAGAAGCAATCCGGTGATCAACAATTTGGTAGTGGATTGCCCGATTGGATTGCACATTGATTCGCGAGGCATGACTTGGGAGCACTGGAATAGTGCGAAGCACTCCGGTTGGAACTTGGAAGAAAAAGCACAAGCACTCAACTACCAGAAACCGCCTTGGAGTGATCGCTATCCACAACTGGCAATGATCATGAGCGATTCGCCACGAGAGCCTTTGTACAATCCGATTCATCGTAACGTCTTTGTCAACATCACATCGCAAGTTTGGAGCCGTGACAAGAATGTTGATGCGTTGATGGACAAATTCGAGATTGAGAACAATTTAGTCGTCAACACACGCGGCGATGAAGCGGCTATCGCGATGGCAAAGGACCAGTGGGAGGGTTTCCGGAATCTCGCCGGCAGCCCGGCGGCTCCGATCGAGCTTGGCTTTGTCGATGCGGACAATCAAGACTTCTCTCTTCGCGACGACGCCCGACTAAGAAAAGAACTGCCTGCGTTCGAGCCTATCCCAATGCATCAGATCGGCTTATACATTGATCCAGCGTTTCAGTAA
- a CDS encoding C25 family cysteine peptidase: MMNWHSKSTMSSVAVSLAALLLASVDSSDLIAAERTLSDFKAYAAERLPQLGDTPLDRFVRMVDKDGDGVISDVEFDDRLATLQKLSQSSSQPEPIKSTSETATGMSPSTVLLITSDELAAAWEPFAIWKTRNGKATKIVTIGQIQQQYEADGIQEKIRLCVRHHIDNHKTRWVVLGGDCEPDGKGLVPGGHTTVHAQERSGIPTDIVYLSETDWDADEDGIYGEWEEDREAISYPDGTVGLGRVPVRSAADVAAFTDKVIAYESHYPTSDFAKQMIYTCTDSPAYPKVRNSWDGYVSKVWEGGQAGRFFSAETPWDEQGSPGSHQLSADNLVALINAKTTGKLHIHGHGLLPLWALEDSKFTAQHVNQLSNETAYPLITTVSCFTGQYDGKEDPSIVESMIRQPKGGSVAIVAPIRTGKPHVHQPSDFRRMVSEGKLDGTTQTMTRYWSNGLGSGLTTGEALMKAKADMVVDAQKTAGYHLCICELNLLGDPTLDMRANIPRSPKLECPSSIATGKQSVEVITDAPGSTVCLWKGNEVYIVTTTDADGKAKCSIEPTSAGNLSVTVSGTNLNSVMKSISVNEQRQ; this comes from the coding sequence ATGATGAACTGGCATTCAAAATCGACAATGTCGTCAGTCGCGGTCAGTTTGGCTGCGCTGCTTCTTGCCTCCGTCGATTCCAGCGATTTGATCGCCGCTGAGCGTACGCTTTCCGATTTCAAGGCGTATGCCGCGGAGCGACTCCCTCAGCTTGGCGATACTCCGCTCGACAGATTTGTCAGAATGGTTGACAAGGACGGAGACGGAGTCATCTCTGACGTCGAATTCGACGATCGACTAGCCACTTTGCAGAAACTCAGTCAAAGCAGTAGCCAGCCCGAGCCAATCAAATCCACTTCCGAGACCGCAACCGGAATGTCGCCATCCACTGTCTTGTTGATAACAAGCGACGAACTGGCAGCTGCCTGGGAGCCGTTTGCCATATGGAAGACACGTAATGGCAAAGCAACGAAGATCGTCACCATTGGCCAAATTCAGCAGCAGTACGAGGCCGATGGTATCCAGGAAAAGATTCGGCTGTGCGTTCGCCATCACATCGATAACCACAAAACTCGGTGGGTGGTTCTCGGCGGTGACTGCGAACCTGACGGAAAAGGTTTGGTTCCAGGTGGTCACACGACGGTCCACGCTCAGGAGAGATCCGGCATCCCCACCGACATTGTCTACCTGAGCGAGACCGATTGGGATGCGGACGAGGACGGAATCTATGGAGAGTGGGAAGAGGACCGCGAAGCGATCTCCTACCCCGACGGCACGGTTGGACTTGGTCGCGTGCCAGTACGCTCAGCCGCGGACGTGGCAGCCTTCACCGACAAGGTGATCGCCTACGAGTCCCACTATCCAACGTCTGATTTTGCCAAGCAGATGATCTATACCTGCACGGATAGTCCAGCCTATCCGAAAGTCCGCAATAGCTGGGATGGCTACGTCTCGAAAGTATGGGAAGGTGGCCAAGCAGGACGCTTCTTTTCGGCTGAAACGCCCTGGGACGAGCAGGGGAGTCCGGGAAGCCATCAGCTGAGCGCCGATAATCTGGTTGCCTTGATCAATGCCAAGACCACTGGAAAGCTACACATCCATGGTCATGGTCTTCTCCCGCTTTGGGCGCTCGAAGACTCGAAGTTTACCGCCCAGCATGTCAACCAACTCAGCAACGAGACCGCTTACCCATTGATCACCACTGTCTCGTGCTTCACGGGCCAGTATGATGGCAAAGAGGATCCTTCGATTGTTGAGTCCATGATTCGTCAGCCCAAGGGCGGATCGGTTGCGATCGTCGCTCCGATCCGCACAGGAAAACCGCACGTCCACCAACCTTCCGATTTTCGTCGGATGGTTAGCGAGGGCAAGCTCGATGGCACGACCCAGACGATGACTCGATACTGGTCCAACGGTCTGGGCAGCGGGCTTACGACCGGCGAAGCATTGATGAAGGCCAAAGCTGACATGGTGGTGGATGCCCAAAAAACGGCGGGTTACCATCTATGCATTTGCGAGCTGAATCTTCTCGGAGACCCCACTCTCGATATGCGTGCGAATATCCCTCGTTCGCCGAAACTTGAATGCCCGTCTTCGATTGCCACGGGCAAGCAATCGGTTGAGGTCATCACCGATGCTCCTGGGAGTACCGTCTGTTTGTGGAAGGGCAATGAGGTATACATCGTCACCACGACCGATGCGGACGGCAAAGCCAAGTGCTCCATCGAACCCACGTCAGCGGGCAATTTGTCCGTTACCGTTTCCGGCACAAATCTCAACTCCGTCATGAAGAGCATATCCGTAAACGAGCAGAGGCAATGA